In Streptomyces liangshanensis, the DNA window GCGATCTCCCGCGACGCCGATCACCCGCTGGAAGGCGTCGCCCTCCGCGACGCCCTCCGGCATCGTGAACTGCACGACGTCGCCGCGGTGGACGGCGTCCCCGTCCGTCCGCTCGACGACCAGCCGGTCACCCGGGGTGTAGGCGGGCGCCATGCTGCCGCTCACGACCGTCGCCCGCGTGTAGCCCGACCGTACGTACAGCACCGAGCCGACGAGCAGGATCAGGCCCAACGGCACCAACACCCAGGCCGTCACGGCCGGTCCTCGTCCCCCGCGCATGCTCTTCCCCCCTCGTGCCGCGCACCCCGGGCATCGGGGCGGCGCAAGCGGGAGGGTATCCGCCCTGGGTGACGGGGCATCGGCCGGGGCGCGGGCGGCGGATTCAGGACGCGTGGGCGGGGGAGGCGAACGTGACGTCGGCCGCGCGCGCCGCGATCTCCACCCGGTCGCCGAGCGACCATTCCGCGACGCGGGAGACCGTCGCGGCCGGCACGCGGTCGCCGAGGCCGGGCATCGCCGGGACGTCCTGGGTCGCGTGCGCGTCGTGCGGCAGGACCACCCGGTAGCCCCGCGCCAGCGCCGTCCGCGCGGTCGCCGCGACGCACATCTCGGACATCACACCGCAGACGACCAGTGCCCGCACCCCGAAGCCGGCCAACAGGCCGCCCAGCGGCGTCCCGTCGAAGCCGTCGTCCCTGGTCTTGCGGACCACGACCTCGGTGGGGCCCGCCTCGACCGGGTGGTGCAGTTCCCAGCCGGGCGTGTGGGCCTCGTCGTCCGCGCCCGCCGCCCCGTCGTTCTGCACGTGGACGACCAGCGCGCCGCTCTCGCGGGCCCGGGCGATCAGGTCCGTCGTCCGGTCCACGAGCCGGGCCGCGTCGGGCACCGCCCCGTCACCGGAGACGAAGGCGGACTGGACGTCCACCACGAGCAGGGCCTCTGCGGGGAGCGCGGGAGAGTTCATCCCGCCATGATGACCTTCGCCGCCGGAGCCGCTCCAGTCGATTTCGGGGTGCGTTGACGCGTCCCTGCCTGCTGCGATCGCAGCAGGCAGGGCGCCTGCGGTGGCAGGACGACGTACGGGACGTCCTGAGGAAGTGTGGGACACGCGCGAGGTGGGCTCAGTGCCGAGCCCGCCCGGCGCCTTCCGCGCCCGCGCCCCTTCCCGCCGCTTCAGCCGCACTTTGTTCCTGGAGGACCGATGTCCGCCCTTGCCCGCTGGTGCTACCGGCACCGGCTCCTGACCGCACTGATCTGGCTGGGGGTGCTGGTCGGACTGGGAGCGGTGTCGCAGAGCGTGGGCAGCGCGTTCAGTACGACGCTGTCCGCGCCGAGCACCGAGTCCAGCAAGGCCCTGGACCTGCTGAAGAAGAACAGCCCGGCGGCCTCGGGCGACCGGGACACCGTCGTGTGGCACACCTCCGGCGGCAAGGTGACGGACAGCGCGGTGCGCCAGGACCTGACGGGCGTGCTGGACCGGATAGCCAAGGCGCCCGGGGTGGCGTCGGTGAGCAGTCCGTACGCCCCGGGCGGCGCCGGGCAGATCAGCAAGGACACGACCACCGCGTACGCGACGGTGACGCTGGACAAGGCCGCGAACGACGTCGACAAGGCGCAGGTCGAGCACGTCATCTCGCTGGTGAAGCAGGCGCGTACGGACCAGGTCGACGTGCAGTACGGCGGGCAGGCCTTCCGGGCCGCCGAGAACGAGATCAAGCCGACCAGCGAGATCGTCGGGGTGATCGCGGCGCTGCTGATCATGCTGCTGCTCTTCCGCTCGCTGTGGGCCGCGACCCTGCCGATCCTCACCGCCGTCGCCGGGGTCGGCGCCGGCATCATGGGCACCGGCGTGCTCAGCCACACCCTCTCCATCCCCGACGTGGCGACCACGGTCGCCGCCCTGGTCGGGCTCGGCGTCGGCATCGACTACGCGTTGTTCATCGTCAACCGGCACCGCAAGGGCCTGATGGCCGGGTCGTCCGTCGAGGACGCGGCGGCGCGGGCCCTGGACACCTCGGGACGCGCGGTCATCTTCGCCGG includes these proteins:
- a CDS encoding isochorismatase family protein codes for the protein MNSPALPAEALLVVDVQSAFVSGDGAVPDAARLVDRTTDLIARARESGALVVHVQNDGAAGADDEAHTPGWELHHPVEAGPTEVVVRKTRDDGFDGTPLGGLLAGFGVRALVVCGVMSEMCVAATARTALARGYRVVLPHDAHATQDVPAMPGLGDRVPAATVSRVAEWSLGDRVEIAARAADVTFASPAHAS